The Carassius auratus strain Wakin chromosome 27, ASM336829v1, whole genome shotgun sequence genome includes a region encoding these proteins:
- the LOC113045886 gene encoding tRNA selenocysteine 1-associated protein 1-like isoform X2, with translation MFNRMTSLWMGDLDPYMDENFIKQAFSNMGETAHGVKIITHRLTGGLAGYCFVELADEASVDRCVQRLNGKLVPGSNPPRKFKLNFATYGKRPEPGPEFSVFVGDLTSDVDDYQLQQFFLKKFPSCKGAKVVTDPLGNSRGYGFVKFSDENEQKKALEEFQNASGLGGKPIRISIAVNKGNKTSSYHNQNNSYNSNYQQQYYQQPYNNYYPQWGYDQYSGYNYGYNPYATPPPVPHGMMAPPPPMGMPPVPLDMQGSTESHDGTEDVEEDPVEDPNPPVDVEALNKQFMERSEELYDSLMDCHWQPLDSVTSEIPMMNGS, from the exons ATGTTTAACAGGATGACAAGTTTATGGATGGGTGAT TTAGACCCATACATGGATGAAAACTTCATTAAGCAAGCTTTCAGCAATATGGGAGAGACAGCCCACGGTGTCAAAATAATTACACATCGACTTACCGG AGGCTTGGCTGGATACTGTTTTGTAGAGCTAGCAGATGAGGCCAGTGTTGACCGTTGTGTGCAGAGGCTTAATGGGAAGCTGGTTCCAGGATCGAATCCG CCCAGGAAATTCAAGCTAAACTTTGCAACATATGGGAAAAGGCCAGAGCCTGG CCCAGAATTTTCAGTCTTTGTCGGAGATCTCACATCAGATGTGGATGACTACCAGCTTCAACAGTTCTTTCTGAAAAAATTCCCTTCATGCAAAGGAGCCAAAGTTGTCACCGATCCCCTTGGGAACTCCAG GGGTTATGGCTTCGTGAAGTTTAGCGACGAGAATGAACAGAAGAAAGCCCTCGAGGAGTTTCAGAACGcatcaggtctgggaggaaaacCCATCAGGATAAGCATTGCTGTCAACAAAGG caATAAAACAAGCAGTTACCACAACCAGAATAACAGCTACAACAGCAACTATCAACAGCAGTACTATCAACAGCCTTACAACAATTACTATCCACAGTGGGGTTATGATCAGTACAGCGGTTATAACTACGGCTACAACCCATATGCAACCCCCCCTCCAGTTCCACACGGGATGATGGCACCACCCCCACCCATGGGGATGCCCCCCGTGCCCCTTGACATGCAGGGATCCACAGAG TCACATGATGGCACAGAGGATGTTGAGGaggaccctgttgaag ACCCAAACCCACCGGTGGATGTGGAGGCATTAAATAAGCAATTCATGGAGCGCAGTGAGGAGCTCTACGATTCGCTCATGGATTGCCACTGGCAGCCATTGGACAGTGTCACATCTGAGATACCGATGATGAATGGTTCCTGA
- the LOC113045886 gene encoding tRNA selenocysteine 1-associated protein 1-like isoform X1, with translation MFNRMTSLWMGDLDPYMDENFIKQAFSNMGETAHGVKIITHRLTGGLAGYCFVELADEASVDRCVQRLNGKLVPGSNPPRKFKLNFATYGKRPEPGPEFSVFVGDLTSDVDDYQLQQFFLKKFPSCKGAKVVTDPLGNSRGYGFVKFSDENEQKKALEEFQNASGLGGKPIRISIAVNKGNKTSSYHNQNNSYNSNYQQQYYQQPYNNYYPQWGYDQYSGYNYGYNPYATPPPVPHGMMAPPPPMGMPPVPLDMQGSTEQSHDGTEDVEEDPVEDPNPPVDVEALNKQFMERSEELYDSLMDCHWQPLDSVTSEIPMMNGS, from the exons ATGTTTAACAGGATGACAAGTTTATGGATGGGTGAT TTAGACCCATACATGGATGAAAACTTCATTAAGCAAGCTTTCAGCAATATGGGAGAGACAGCCCACGGTGTCAAAATAATTACACATCGACTTACCGG AGGCTTGGCTGGATACTGTTTTGTAGAGCTAGCAGATGAGGCCAGTGTTGACCGTTGTGTGCAGAGGCTTAATGGGAAGCTGGTTCCAGGATCGAATCCG CCCAGGAAATTCAAGCTAAACTTTGCAACATATGGGAAAAGGCCAGAGCCTGG CCCAGAATTTTCAGTCTTTGTCGGAGATCTCACATCAGATGTGGATGACTACCAGCTTCAACAGTTCTTTCTGAAAAAATTCCCTTCATGCAAAGGAGCCAAAGTTGTCACCGATCCCCTTGGGAACTCCAG GGGTTATGGCTTCGTGAAGTTTAGCGACGAGAATGAACAGAAGAAAGCCCTCGAGGAGTTTCAGAACGcatcaggtctgggaggaaaacCCATCAGGATAAGCATTGCTGTCAACAAAGG caATAAAACAAGCAGTTACCACAACCAGAATAACAGCTACAACAGCAACTATCAACAGCAGTACTATCAACAGCCTTACAACAATTACTATCCACAGTGGGGTTATGATCAGTACAGCGGTTATAACTACGGCTACAACCCATATGCAACCCCCCCTCCAGTTCCACACGGGATGATGGCACCACCCCCACCCATGGGGATGCCCCCCGTGCCCCTTGACATGCAGGGATCCACAGAG CAGTCACATGATGGCACAGAGGATGTTGAGGaggaccctgttgaag ACCCAAACCCACCGGTGGATGTGGAGGCATTAAATAAGCAATTCATGGAGCGCAGTGAGGAGCTCTACGATTCGCTCATGGATTGCCACTGGCAGCCATTGGACAGTGTCACATCTGAGATACCGATGATGAATGGTTCCTGA
- the mrpl34 gene encoding large ribosomal subunit protein bL34m translates to MNTLRTTFLRFTGIPSLCWSNGPHSTMFSCSQLRSVSSLVLSRTGAERKPVLQATLNTKAEGACVFQQPSWHYQQVRTVKRGTEYQPKNIKRKRTHGWIKRISSPGGIEVILRRMLKGRKSLTH, encoded by the exons ATGAACACATTACGAACAACATTTTTGCGCTTTACGGGGATACCGAGTTTGTGttg GAGTAATGGTCCTCACTCTACCATGTTCAGCTGCAGTCAGCTACGGTCTGTCAGTTCCTTGGTTCTGTCAAGGACAGGAGCAGAGCGGAAACCTGTCCTACAAGCAACCCTGAACACCAAAGCAGAGGGAGCTTGCGTTTTCCAGCAGCCATCCTGGCACTATCAACAAGTCCGCACAGTCAAACGTGGGACAGAATATCAGCCGAAGAACATCAAACGAAAGAGGACCCATGGGTGGATCAAAAGAATAAGCAGTCCTGGTGGGATCGAAGTCATCCTACGCCGAATGCTCAAAGGGCGGAAGTCCCTCACACATTGA
- the fitm1l gene encoding fat storage-inducing transmembrane protein 1, translating into MFLNSILVVITDLAAGLLGNASFRRHFHLLLSSLLLFGPLLSLWVSHYSIFAKRTHFLYRVFLRSGWGWTCIFVGSFVFVLSFSIRRSLTLSLRHLSRLAVAGGLWLGFRKLLCLLENATGSCYEPISSTLELASGTNGDQPLLLLREGETKEACVRSGMLWRGYEVSEDALLLCLCCLLLAEETAVFGPYLNLGGPSGAPLRILFLFCVLLLSLWVFLLLCLLAYFPQFPTQLLGGALGCLSWRVLYQGWYRLGPSWYCPGRPGVGLLSTQSKQEETSETLCESNAKEIN; encoded by the exons ATGTTTCTAAACTCTATCCTTGTGGTCATTACTGACCTGGCAGCTGGACTTCTTGGCAACGCATCATTTCGACGTCATTTTCATTTGTTGCTGTCATCATTGCTTTTGTTCGGGCCCCTCCTGAGCCTATGGGTTTCCCATTATAGTATCTTTGCAAAGAGGACTCACTTTCTCTACAg GGTGTTCCTGCGCTCAGGTTGGGGCTGGACCTGCATCTTTGTTGGCTCTTTTGTCTTTGTCCTGTCTTTCTCAATTCGTCGCTCTCTCACACTTTCCCTGCGACACCTTTCTCGGCTAGCTGTGGCAGGTGGTCTGTGGCTGGGCTTCCGCAAACTGCTTTGTCTGTTGGAAAATGCCACTGGGAGCTGCTATGAGCCCATCAGTTCCACTCTTGAGTTGGCTTCAGGGACCAATGGAGATCAGCCTTTACTGCTTTTAAGAGAAGGTGAAACAAAGGAGGCATGTGTCCGCTCTGGGATGCTGTGGCGTGGCTATGAAGTATCTGAAGATGCACTCCTACTGTGTTTGTGCTGCCTGCTTCTAGCTGAGGAGACTGCAGTGTTTGGGCCCTACCTGAACCTGGGTGGACCCTCTGGAGCCCCACTGCGCATCCTTTTCCTGTTCTGCGTCCTGCTGTTGAGTCTTTGGGTGTTTCTGCTGCTCTGCCTGCTGGCTTACTTCCCACAGTTTCCTACTCAGCTTTTGGGAGGTGCCCTGGGTTGTTTGAGCTGGAGAGTATTGTATCAGGGCTGGTACAGACTTGGACCTAGTTGGTACTGCCCTGGGAGGCCAGGGGTGGGACTTTTGTCAACACAGAGCAAACAGGAAGAGACATCTGAGACGCTGTGTGAAAGTAATGCTAAAGAGATCAACTAG